One genomic region from Lates calcarifer isolate ASB-BC8 linkage group LG10, TLL_Latcal_v3, whole genome shotgun sequence encodes:
- the LOC108875258 gene encoding ELKS/Rab6-interacting/CAST family member 1 isoform X2 has translation MYGSARSVGRGDANHSGGRDGGGTGNQGSGRSPRLPRSPRMGHRRTNSTGGSGGGPGGAGGKTLSMENIQSLNAAYATSGPMYLSDNEVAMAGDHLPKSGGTVTTMGRQRVTYGSRGSSSGVVAASTPNISTSVPANAVLPAGMMAGDALAFGDHHMASTVPHSLRQARDNTILDLQAQLKEVLRENEMLRREVEVKESKLSSSMNSIKTFWSPELKKERALRKDEVSKIAVWKEQYRVIQDEAQHLQMTVQALQDELRIQRDLNQLLQQDPASQGRDLALSSEPTEENYRRLQAEHERQAKELFLLRKTLEEMELRIDTQKQTLGARDESIKKLLEMLQSKGPSAKASEEDQERTRRLADAEMHRHHLESLLDQRDREITALREELHRRYEGTPESTKTKALQTVIDMKDAKINSMERSLRDMEEELLMLKSNGLLSCEERQEEMKQMEVYRSHTKFMKNKMEQVKQDLSRKDTELLGLQTKLETLTNQFSDSKQHIEVLKESLTAKEQRAAILQTEVDALRLRLEEKEATLNKKSKQIQEMSEEKGTLNGEIHDLKDMLEVKERKVNVLQKKIENLQEQLRDKEKQMSSLKERVKSLQADTSNTDTALTTLEESLAEKERIIERLKEQRDRDDREKTEELDCTKKELKELKERLSLLQGDLSDRETSLLDLKEHASSLASSGLKKDSKLKSLEIALEQKKEECLKLENQLKRAQNAALEAQANTELAERIKNLEQEVARHKEDSGKAQAEVDRLLEILREMENEKNDKDKKISELERQMKDQTKKVASLKHKEQVEKSRNARLMEEARKREDNLSETSQQVKDTLRQKTERIEELEEALRESVQITAEREMVLAQEEAARSLQEKQMEELLGAMEKVKQELESMRAKLASTQQSLCEKEAHLTTLRAERRKHLEEVLEMKQEALLAAISEKDANIALLELSSSKKKKTQDEVALLKREKDRLVQQLKQQTQNRMKLMADNYEDDHLKTAPDQTNHKPSPDQMIPPLLALSQNRSKLKLYIAHLTDLCHDRDPSILSQLTPPSHYHHSDPEDWEEELQKMNVKQLEQELEVCEKESGELQEYANSVLQQIADYCPDILEQVVNALEESC, from the exons ATGTACGGTAGTGCCCGCTCTGTTGGCAGAGGGGATGCCAACCATAgtggaggaagagatggaggtgGTACTGGTAATCAGGGATCTGGCCGTTCTCCTCGCCTTCCTCGCTCTCCTCGGATGGGACACCGTCGCACCAACAGCACTGGAGGCAGTGGAGGGGGACCTGGAGGAGCGGGAGGCAAGACGCTTTCCATGGAGAACATCCAGTCCCTCAACGCTGCGTATGCCACCTCAGGACCAATGTACCTGAGTGACAATGAGGTCGCCATGGCAGGGGACCACCTGCCCAAAAGCGGAGGGACTGTGACGACCATGGGGAGGCAAAGGGTGACATATGGGTCAAGGGGCAGCAGCAGCGGAGTGGTGGCTGCTAGCACTCCCAACATCTCCACCTCAGTGCCTGCCAATGCTGTGTTGCCAGCAGGAATGATGGCAGGTGATGCTCTAGCTTTTGGGGACCACCACATGGCCTCCACCGTGCCTCATTCTCTGAGGCAGGCCAGAGACAACACCATACTTGATCTGCAGGCCCAACTTAAAGAg GTTCTGCGTGAGAATGAGATGCTGCGACGGGAAGTGGAGGTTAAGGAGAGCAAGCTAAGTTCCTCCATGAATTCTATCAAGACCTTCTGGAGCCCAGAGTTAAAGAAGGAGCGAGCTCTCAGGAAAGATGAGGTCTCTAAGATTGCTGTCTGGAAGGAACAGTACCGTGTGATTCAAGATGAAGCACAG CACCTCCAGATGACGGTTCAGGCTCTTCAGGATGAGCTGAGGATCCAAAGGGACCTGAACCAGCTGCTTCAGCAAGATCCGGCGAGCCAAGGCCGGGACCTGGCCCTGTCATCTGAACCTACAGAGGAGAACTACCGGCGGCTACAGGCCGAGCACGAGAGGCAGGCCAAAGAGCTCTTCCTCCTAAGAAAGACCCTGGAGGAGATGGAGCTGAGGATTGACACGCAGAAGCAAACCCTGGGAGCCAGAGATGAATCCATTAAGAAACTTCTGGAGATGCTACAGAGCAAAG GGCCATCTGCCAAGGCATCAGAGGAGGACCAGGAGCGGACCAGGAGACTGGCTGATGCAGAGATGCACAGGCATCACCTTGAGAGTTTACTGGaccagagggacagagagattACAGCACTAAGAGAG GAGCTTCACCGCCGGTACGAGGGAACCCCTGAATCCACCAAAACTAAGGCTCTACAGACTGTCATCGACATGAAG GATGCAAAAATCAACTCTATGGAGCGCAGCCTGAGggacatggaggaggagctgctaaTGCTGAAATCCAATGGACTTCTGAGCTGTGAGGAGCGTCAGGAGGAGATGAAGCAGATGGAGGTTTACCGCAGCCACACCAAGTTCATGAAGAACAAG ATGGAGCAGGTGAAGCAGGACCTCTCCAGAAAGGACACAGAGCTGCTTGGTTTACAGACCAAGCTGGAGACGCTCACCAACCAGTTCTCAGACAGCAAGCAACACATTGAAGTCCTCAAGGAGTCTCTCACTGCCAAGGAGCAGCGGGCTGCCATCTTACAGACAGAG GTTGATGCCTTGCGCCTGCGCTTGGAGGAGAAAGAGGCAACTCTGAATAAGAAGAGCAAGCAGATACAGGAAATGTCAGAAGAGAAGGGCACGCTCAATGGGGAAATCCACGACCTCAAGGACATGCTGGAGGTTAAGGAGCGCAAAGTTAATGTGCTACAGAAGAAG aTTGAGAACCTTCAGGAGCAGCTTAgggacaaagagaagcagatgaGCAGCCTGAAGGAGAGAGTAAAGTCTTTGCAGGCAGACACTTCCAACACTGACACCGCTCTCACCACACTGGAGGAGTCTCTTGCAGAAAAG GAGCGCATCATTGAGCGTCTAAAGGAGCAGCGAGACCGAGACGACcgggagaagacagaggagctCGACTGTACCAAGAAGGAACTGAAAGAGTTGAAGGAGCGACTGAGCTTATTGCAGGGAGACctgtcagacagagag ACCTCACTGTTGGACCTGAAAGAGCATGCGTCATCCCTGGCCTCCTCAGGGCTGAAGAAGGACTCAAAACTTAAGAGTCTGGAAATTGCCTTGGAGCAGAAGAAGGAGGAGTGCCTCAAACTGGAGAACCAGCTTAAGAGA GCTCAGAATGCAGCCCTGGAAGCTCAAGCAAACACTGAGCTGGCCGAACGCATTAAGAACCTTGAGCAGGAAGTGGCCCGCCACAAAGAAGATTCTGGGAAGGCCCAGGCAGAGGTCGACCGCCTGTTGGAGATCCTTCGGGAAATGGAGAATGAGAAGAATGACAAGGATAAAAAGATCAGTGAACTGGAGAG GCAGATGAAGGACCAGACAAAGAAGGTGGCGTCTCTGAAGCACAAGGAGCAAGTGGAGAAAAGCAGGAATGCTCGGCTCATGGAGGAAGCCAGAAAGAGGGAGGACAATCTGTCTGAGACCTCCCAGCAGGTGAAG GACACTCTGCGCCAGAAGACGGAGCGTatagaggagctggaggaggcccTGAGAGAGAGCGTTCAGATCACTGCTGAGCGGGAAATGGTGCTTGCACAGGAGGAGGCTGCCAGGTCACTGCAAGAGAAACAG atggaggagctgctggggGCCATGGAGAAGGTGAAGCAGGAGCTGGAGTCCATGAGGGCCAAGCTGGCCTCTACCCAGCAGTCTCTGTGTGAGAAGGAGGCACACCTCACAACCCTGCGAGCTGAGCGCAGGAAACACCTGGAGGAGGTGCTGGAGATGAA ACAGGAGGCGCTGTTGGCTGCTATCAGCGAAAAGGATGCTAACATAGCCCTTCTGGAGTTGTCCTCCTCTAAGAAGAAGAAGACCCAGGATGAGGTGGCTCTGCTGAAGCGGGAGAAGGATAGACTGGTGCAACAACTCAAACAGCAG ACTCAGAACAGGATGAAGCTGATGGCCGACAACTATGAAGATGACCATCTGAAGACTGCCCCTGACCAGACAAATCACAAACCCTCTCCAGATCAG ATGATACCCCCTCTTCTAGCCCTGTCCCAGAACCGCAGTAAACTCAAGCTCTACATCGCCCACCTGACAGACCTCTGCCACGATCGGGACCCCAGCATCCTCAGCCAGCTCACGCCACCCTCTCACTACCACCACAGCGACCCCGAAGACTGGGAGGAGGAACTCCAGAAGATGAATGTCAAACAG ttggagcaggagctggaggtgTGTGAGAAGGAGAGCGGGGAGCTGCAGGAGTATGCCAACTCTGTCCTCCAGCAGATCGCAGACTACTGCCCTGATATCCTGGAGCAGGTTGTCAATGCCCTGGAGGAGTCATGCTGA
- the LOC108875258 gene encoding ELKS/Rab6-interacting/CAST family member 1 isoform X1, protein MYGSARSVGRGDANHSGGRDGGGTGNQGSGRSPRLPRSPRMGHRRTNSTGGSGGGPGGAGGKTLSMENIQSLNAAYATSGPMYLSDNEVAMAGDHLPKSGGTVTTMGRQRVTYGSRGSSSGVVAASTPNISTSVPANAVLPAGMMAGDALAFGDHHMASTVPHSLRQARDNTILDLQAQLKEVLRENEMLRREVEVKESKLSSSMNSIKTFWSPELKKERALRKDEVSKIAVWKEQYRVIQDEAQHLQMTVQALQDELRIQRDLNQLLQQDPASQGRDLALSSEPTEENYRRLQAEHERQAKELFLLRKTLEEMELRIDTQKQTLGARDESIKKLLEMLQSKGPSAKASEEDQERTRRLADAEMHRHHLESLLDQRDREITALREQELHRRYEGTPESTKTKALQTVIDMKDAKINSMERSLRDMEEELLMLKSNGLLSCEERQEEMKQMEVYRSHTKFMKNKMEQVKQDLSRKDTELLGLQTKLETLTNQFSDSKQHIEVLKESLTAKEQRAAILQTEVDALRLRLEEKEATLNKKSKQIQEMSEEKGTLNGEIHDLKDMLEVKERKVNVLQKKIENLQEQLRDKEKQMSSLKERVKSLQADTSNTDTALTTLEESLAEKERIIERLKEQRDRDDREKTEELDCTKKELKELKERLSLLQGDLSDRETSLLDLKEHASSLASSGLKKDSKLKSLEIALEQKKEECLKLENQLKRAQNAALEAQANTELAERIKNLEQEVARHKEDSGKAQAEVDRLLEILREMENEKNDKDKKISELERQMKDQTKKVASLKHKEQVEKSRNARLMEEARKREDNLSETSQQVKDTLRQKTERIEELEEALRESVQITAEREMVLAQEEAARSLQEKQMEELLGAMEKVKQELESMRAKLASTQQSLCEKEAHLTTLRAERRKHLEEVLEMKQEALLAAISEKDANIALLELSSSKKKKTQDEVALLKREKDRLVQQLKQQTQNRMKLMADNYEDDHLKTAPDQTNHKPSPDQMIPPLLALSQNRSKLKLYIAHLTDLCHDRDPSILSQLTPPSHYHHSDPEDWEEELQKMNVKQLEQELEVCEKESGELQEYANSVLQQIADYCPDILEQVVNALEESC, encoded by the exons ATGTACGGTAGTGCCCGCTCTGTTGGCAGAGGGGATGCCAACCATAgtggaggaagagatggaggtgGTACTGGTAATCAGGGATCTGGCCGTTCTCCTCGCCTTCCTCGCTCTCCTCGGATGGGACACCGTCGCACCAACAGCACTGGAGGCAGTGGAGGGGGACCTGGAGGAGCGGGAGGCAAGACGCTTTCCATGGAGAACATCCAGTCCCTCAACGCTGCGTATGCCACCTCAGGACCAATGTACCTGAGTGACAATGAGGTCGCCATGGCAGGGGACCACCTGCCCAAAAGCGGAGGGACTGTGACGACCATGGGGAGGCAAAGGGTGACATATGGGTCAAGGGGCAGCAGCAGCGGAGTGGTGGCTGCTAGCACTCCCAACATCTCCACCTCAGTGCCTGCCAATGCTGTGTTGCCAGCAGGAATGATGGCAGGTGATGCTCTAGCTTTTGGGGACCACCACATGGCCTCCACCGTGCCTCATTCTCTGAGGCAGGCCAGAGACAACACCATACTTGATCTGCAGGCCCAACTTAAAGAg GTTCTGCGTGAGAATGAGATGCTGCGACGGGAAGTGGAGGTTAAGGAGAGCAAGCTAAGTTCCTCCATGAATTCTATCAAGACCTTCTGGAGCCCAGAGTTAAAGAAGGAGCGAGCTCTCAGGAAAGATGAGGTCTCTAAGATTGCTGTCTGGAAGGAACAGTACCGTGTGATTCAAGATGAAGCACAG CACCTCCAGATGACGGTTCAGGCTCTTCAGGATGAGCTGAGGATCCAAAGGGACCTGAACCAGCTGCTTCAGCAAGATCCGGCGAGCCAAGGCCGGGACCTGGCCCTGTCATCTGAACCTACAGAGGAGAACTACCGGCGGCTACAGGCCGAGCACGAGAGGCAGGCCAAAGAGCTCTTCCTCCTAAGAAAGACCCTGGAGGAGATGGAGCTGAGGATTGACACGCAGAAGCAAACCCTGGGAGCCAGAGATGAATCCATTAAGAAACTTCTGGAGATGCTACAGAGCAAAG GGCCATCTGCCAAGGCATCAGAGGAGGACCAGGAGCGGACCAGGAGACTGGCTGATGCAGAGATGCACAGGCATCACCTTGAGAGTTTACTGGaccagagggacagagagattACAGCACTAAGAGAG CAGGAGCTTCACCGCCGGTACGAGGGAACCCCTGAATCCACCAAAACTAAGGCTCTACAGACTGTCATCGACATGAAG GATGCAAAAATCAACTCTATGGAGCGCAGCCTGAGggacatggaggaggagctgctaaTGCTGAAATCCAATGGACTTCTGAGCTGTGAGGAGCGTCAGGAGGAGATGAAGCAGATGGAGGTTTACCGCAGCCACACCAAGTTCATGAAGAACAAG ATGGAGCAGGTGAAGCAGGACCTCTCCAGAAAGGACACAGAGCTGCTTGGTTTACAGACCAAGCTGGAGACGCTCACCAACCAGTTCTCAGACAGCAAGCAACACATTGAAGTCCTCAAGGAGTCTCTCACTGCCAAGGAGCAGCGGGCTGCCATCTTACAGACAGAG GTTGATGCCTTGCGCCTGCGCTTGGAGGAGAAAGAGGCAACTCTGAATAAGAAGAGCAAGCAGATACAGGAAATGTCAGAAGAGAAGGGCACGCTCAATGGGGAAATCCACGACCTCAAGGACATGCTGGAGGTTAAGGAGCGCAAAGTTAATGTGCTACAGAAGAAG aTTGAGAACCTTCAGGAGCAGCTTAgggacaaagagaagcagatgaGCAGCCTGAAGGAGAGAGTAAAGTCTTTGCAGGCAGACACTTCCAACACTGACACCGCTCTCACCACACTGGAGGAGTCTCTTGCAGAAAAG GAGCGCATCATTGAGCGTCTAAAGGAGCAGCGAGACCGAGACGACcgggagaagacagaggagctCGACTGTACCAAGAAGGAACTGAAAGAGTTGAAGGAGCGACTGAGCTTATTGCAGGGAGACctgtcagacagagag ACCTCACTGTTGGACCTGAAAGAGCATGCGTCATCCCTGGCCTCCTCAGGGCTGAAGAAGGACTCAAAACTTAAGAGTCTGGAAATTGCCTTGGAGCAGAAGAAGGAGGAGTGCCTCAAACTGGAGAACCAGCTTAAGAGA GCTCAGAATGCAGCCCTGGAAGCTCAAGCAAACACTGAGCTGGCCGAACGCATTAAGAACCTTGAGCAGGAAGTGGCCCGCCACAAAGAAGATTCTGGGAAGGCCCAGGCAGAGGTCGACCGCCTGTTGGAGATCCTTCGGGAAATGGAGAATGAGAAGAATGACAAGGATAAAAAGATCAGTGAACTGGAGAG GCAGATGAAGGACCAGACAAAGAAGGTGGCGTCTCTGAAGCACAAGGAGCAAGTGGAGAAAAGCAGGAATGCTCGGCTCATGGAGGAAGCCAGAAAGAGGGAGGACAATCTGTCTGAGACCTCCCAGCAGGTGAAG GACACTCTGCGCCAGAAGACGGAGCGTatagaggagctggaggaggcccTGAGAGAGAGCGTTCAGATCACTGCTGAGCGGGAAATGGTGCTTGCACAGGAGGAGGCTGCCAGGTCACTGCAAGAGAAACAG atggaggagctgctggggGCCATGGAGAAGGTGAAGCAGGAGCTGGAGTCCATGAGGGCCAAGCTGGCCTCTACCCAGCAGTCTCTGTGTGAGAAGGAGGCACACCTCACAACCCTGCGAGCTGAGCGCAGGAAACACCTGGAGGAGGTGCTGGAGATGAA ACAGGAGGCGCTGTTGGCTGCTATCAGCGAAAAGGATGCTAACATAGCCCTTCTGGAGTTGTCCTCCTCTAAGAAGAAGAAGACCCAGGATGAGGTGGCTCTGCTGAAGCGGGAGAAGGATAGACTGGTGCAACAACTCAAACAGCAG ACTCAGAACAGGATGAAGCTGATGGCCGACAACTATGAAGATGACCATCTGAAGACTGCCCCTGACCAGACAAATCACAAACCCTCTCCAGATCAG ATGATACCCCCTCTTCTAGCCCTGTCCCAGAACCGCAGTAAACTCAAGCTCTACATCGCCCACCTGACAGACCTCTGCCACGATCGGGACCCCAGCATCCTCAGCCAGCTCACGCCACCCTCTCACTACCACCACAGCGACCCCGAAGACTGGGAGGAGGAACTCCAGAAGATGAATGTCAAACAG ttggagcaggagctggaggtgTGTGAGAAGGAGAGCGGGGAGCTGCAGGAGTATGCCAACTCTGTCCTCCAGCAGATCGCAGACTACTGCCCTGATATCCTGGAGCAGGTTGTCAATGCCCTGGAGGAGTCATGCTGA
- the LOC108875258 gene encoding ELKS/Rab6-interacting/CAST family member 1 isoform X3, whose product MYGSARSVGRGDANHSGGRDGGGTGNQGSGRSPRLPRSPRMGHRRTNSTGGSGGGPGGAGGKTLSMENIQSLNAAYATSGPMYLSDNEVAMAGDHLPKSGGTVTTMGRQRVTYGSRGSSSGVVAASTPNISTSVPANAVLPAGMMAGDALAFGDHHMASTVPHSLRQARDNTILDLQAQLKEVLRENEMLRREVEVKESKLSSSMNSIKTFWSPELKKERALRKDEVSKIAVWKEQYRVIQDEAQHLQMTVQALQDELRIQRDLNQLLQQDPASQGRDLALSSEPTEENYRRLQAEHERQAKELFLLRKTLEEMELRIDTQKQTLGARDESIKKLLEMLQSKGPSAKASEEDQERTRRLADAEMHRHHLESLLDQRDREITALREQELHRRYEGTPESTKTKALQTVIDMKDAKINSMERSLRDMEEELLMLKSNGLLSCEERQEEMKQMEVYRSHTKFMKNKMEQVKQDLSRKDTELLGLQTKLETLTNQFSDSKQHIEVLKESLTAKEQRAAILQTEVDALRLRLEEKEATLNKKSKQIQEMSEEKGTLNGEIHDLKDMLEVKERKVNVLQKKIENLQEQLRDKEKQMSSLKERVKSLQADTSNTDTALTTLEESLAEKERIIERLKEQRDRDDREKTEELDCTKKELKELKERLSLLQGDLSDRETSLLDLKEHASSLASSGLKKDSKLKSLEIALEQKKEECLKLENQLKRAQNAALEAQANTELAERIKNLEQEVARHKEDSGKAQAEVDRLLEILREMENEKNDKDKKISELERQMKDQTKKVASLKHKEQVEKSRNARLMEEARKREDNLSETSQQDTLRQKTERIEELEEALRESVQITAEREMVLAQEEAARSLQEKQMEELLGAMEKVKQELESMRAKLASTQQSLCEKEAHLTTLRAERRKHLEEVLEMKQEALLAAISEKDANIALLELSSSKKKKTQDEVALLKREKDRLVQQLKQQTQNRMKLMADNYEDDHLKTAPDQTNHKPSPDQMIPPLLALSQNRSKLKLYIAHLTDLCHDRDPSILSQLTPPSHYHHSDPEDWEEELQKMNVKQLEQELEVCEKESGELQEYANSVLQQIADYCPDILEQVVNALEESC is encoded by the exons ATGTACGGTAGTGCCCGCTCTGTTGGCAGAGGGGATGCCAACCATAgtggaggaagagatggaggtgGTACTGGTAATCAGGGATCTGGCCGTTCTCCTCGCCTTCCTCGCTCTCCTCGGATGGGACACCGTCGCACCAACAGCACTGGAGGCAGTGGAGGGGGACCTGGAGGAGCGGGAGGCAAGACGCTTTCCATGGAGAACATCCAGTCCCTCAACGCTGCGTATGCCACCTCAGGACCAATGTACCTGAGTGACAATGAGGTCGCCATGGCAGGGGACCACCTGCCCAAAAGCGGAGGGACTGTGACGACCATGGGGAGGCAAAGGGTGACATATGGGTCAAGGGGCAGCAGCAGCGGAGTGGTGGCTGCTAGCACTCCCAACATCTCCACCTCAGTGCCTGCCAATGCTGTGTTGCCAGCAGGAATGATGGCAGGTGATGCTCTAGCTTTTGGGGACCACCACATGGCCTCCACCGTGCCTCATTCTCTGAGGCAGGCCAGAGACAACACCATACTTGATCTGCAGGCCCAACTTAAAGAg GTTCTGCGTGAGAATGAGATGCTGCGACGGGAAGTGGAGGTTAAGGAGAGCAAGCTAAGTTCCTCCATGAATTCTATCAAGACCTTCTGGAGCCCAGAGTTAAAGAAGGAGCGAGCTCTCAGGAAAGATGAGGTCTCTAAGATTGCTGTCTGGAAGGAACAGTACCGTGTGATTCAAGATGAAGCACAG CACCTCCAGATGACGGTTCAGGCTCTTCAGGATGAGCTGAGGATCCAAAGGGACCTGAACCAGCTGCTTCAGCAAGATCCGGCGAGCCAAGGCCGGGACCTGGCCCTGTCATCTGAACCTACAGAGGAGAACTACCGGCGGCTACAGGCCGAGCACGAGAGGCAGGCCAAAGAGCTCTTCCTCCTAAGAAAGACCCTGGAGGAGATGGAGCTGAGGATTGACACGCAGAAGCAAACCCTGGGAGCCAGAGATGAATCCATTAAGAAACTTCTGGAGATGCTACAGAGCAAAG GGCCATCTGCCAAGGCATCAGAGGAGGACCAGGAGCGGACCAGGAGACTGGCTGATGCAGAGATGCACAGGCATCACCTTGAGAGTTTACTGGaccagagggacagagagattACAGCACTAAGAGAG CAGGAGCTTCACCGCCGGTACGAGGGAACCCCTGAATCCACCAAAACTAAGGCTCTACAGACTGTCATCGACATGAAG GATGCAAAAATCAACTCTATGGAGCGCAGCCTGAGggacatggaggaggagctgctaaTGCTGAAATCCAATGGACTTCTGAGCTGTGAGGAGCGTCAGGAGGAGATGAAGCAGATGGAGGTTTACCGCAGCCACACCAAGTTCATGAAGAACAAG ATGGAGCAGGTGAAGCAGGACCTCTCCAGAAAGGACACAGAGCTGCTTGGTTTACAGACCAAGCTGGAGACGCTCACCAACCAGTTCTCAGACAGCAAGCAACACATTGAAGTCCTCAAGGAGTCTCTCACTGCCAAGGAGCAGCGGGCTGCCATCTTACAGACAGAG GTTGATGCCTTGCGCCTGCGCTTGGAGGAGAAAGAGGCAACTCTGAATAAGAAGAGCAAGCAGATACAGGAAATGTCAGAAGAGAAGGGCACGCTCAATGGGGAAATCCACGACCTCAAGGACATGCTGGAGGTTAAGGAGCGCAAAGTTAATGTGCTACAGAAGAAG aTTGAGAACCTTCAGGAGCAGCTTAgggacaaagagaagcagatgaGCAGCCTGAAGGAGAGAGTAAAGTCTTTGCAGGCAGACACTTCCAACACTGACACCGCTCTCACCACACTGGAGGAGTCTCTTGCAGAAAAG GAGCGCATCATTGAGCGTCTAAAGGAGCAGCGAGACCGAGACGACcgggagaagacagaggagctCGACTGTACCAAGAAGGAACTGAAAGAGTTGAAGGAGCGACTGAGCTTATTGCAGGGAGACctgtcagacagagag ACCTCACTGTTGGACCTGAAAGAGCATGCGTCATCCCTGGCCTCCTCAGGGCTGAAGAAGGACTCAAAACTTAAGAGTCTGGAAATTGCCTTGGAGCAGAAGAAGGAGGAGTGCCTCAAACTGGAGAACCAGCTTAAGAGA GCTCAGAATGCAGCCCTGGAAGCTCAAGCAAACACTGAGCTGGCCGAACGCATTAAGAACCTTGAGCAGGAAGTGGCCCGCCACAAAGAAGATTCTGGGAAGGCCCAGGCAGAGGTCGACCGCCTGTTGGAGATCCTTCGGGAAATGGAGAATGAGAAGAATGACAAGGATAAAAAGATCAGTGAACTGGAGAG GCAGATGAAGGACCAGACAAAGAAGGTGGCGTCTCTGAAGCACAAGGAGCAAGTGGAGAAAAGCAGGAATGCTCGGCTCATGGAGGAAGCCAGAAAGAGGGAGGACAATCTGTCTGAGACCTCCCAGCAG GACACTCTGCGCCAGAAGACGGAGCGTatagaggagctggaggaggcccTGAGAGAGAGCGTTCAGATCACTGCTGAGCGGGAAATGGTGCTTGCACAGGAGGAGGCTGCCAGGTCACTGCAAGAGAAACAG atggaggagctgctggggGCCATGGAGAAGGTGAAGCAGGAGCTGGAGTCCATGAGGGCCAAGCTGGCCTCTACCCAGCAGTCTCTGTGTGAGAAGGAGGCACACCTCACAACCCTGCGAGCTGAGCGCAGGAAACACCTGGAGGAGGTGCTGGAGATGAA ACAGGAGGCGCTGTTGGCTGCTATCAGCGAAAAGGATGCTAACATAGCCCTTCTGGAGTTGTCCTCCTCTAAGAAGAAGAAGACCCAGGATGAGGTGGCTCTGCTGAAGCGGGAGAAGGATAGACTGGTGCAACAACTCAAACAGCAG ACTCAGAACAGGATGAAGCTGATGGCCGACAACTATGAAGATGACCATCTGAAGACTGCCCCTGACCAGACAAATCACAAACCCTCTCCAGATCAG ATGATACCCCCTCTTCTAGCCCTGTCCCAGAACCGCAGTAAACTCAAGCTCTACATCGCCCACCTGACAGACCTCTGCCACGATCGGGACCCCAGCATCCTCAGCCAGCTCACGCCACCCTCTCACTACCACCACAGCGACCCCGAAGACTGGGAGGAGGAACTCCAGAAGATGAATGTCAAACAG ttggagcaggagctggaggtgTGTGAGAAGGAGAGCGGGGAGCTGCAGGAGTATGCCAACTCTGTCCTCCAGCAGATCGCAGACTACTGCCCTGATATCCTGGAGCAGGTTGTCAATGCCCTGGAGGAGTCATGCTGA